Proteins co-encoded in one Cupriavidus taiwanensis genomic window:
- a CDS encoding flagellar basal body P-ring protein FlgI yields MSAQMLARFLSRLLRLTMVSLALGVAFGAFATGAKAERLKNLATFQGVRDNPLVGYGLVVGLDNTGDQTMQTPFTTQSLTNMLSQLGITLPPGKNMQLKNVAAVMVTASLPAFAQPGSQLDVVVSSMGNAKSLRGGTLLMTPLKGADGQVYAIAQGNMLVGGAGASANGSKVQINQLAVGRIANGAIVERAVAPFQPDGGLLNLELKDTDFGTAQRVVEAINGNMGGGVAAALDGRVVQVRAPASPAARVGFLARIENIDVTPAKAAAKVILNARTGSIVMNQAVTVEDCAVAHGNLSVVINTQPVISQPAPFSDGQTVVAPVSQIDMRQQGGSLQIVKAGASLAAVVKGLNALGATPADLQTILEAMRAAGALRAELEVI; encoded by the coding sequence ATGTCTGCCCAGATGCTCGCTCGTTTCCTGTCCCGCCTGCTGCGGCTGACCATGGTCAGCCTGGCGCTCGGCGTGGCCTTCGGCGCCTTTGCCACCGGTGCCAAGGCCGAGCGCCTGAAGAACCTGGCCACCTTCCAGGGCGTGCGCGACAACCCGCTGGTCGGATACGGCCTGGTGGTGGGGCTGGACAACACCGGCGACCAGACCATGCAGACGCCGTTCACCACGCAGAGCCTGACCAACATGCTGTCGCAGCTGGGCATCACGCTGCCGCCCGGCAAGAACATGCAGCTCAAGAACGTCGCGGCGGTGATGGTGACCGCGTCGCTGCCCGCGTTCGCGCAGCCCGGCAGCCAGCTCGATGTGGTGGTGTCGTCGATGGGCAATGCCAAGAGCCTGCGCGGCGGCACGCTGCTGATGACCCCGCTCAAGGGCGCCGATGGCCAGGTCTACGCGATCGCCCAGGGCAATATGCTGGTGGGCGGCGCGGGCGCGTCGGCCAACGGCAGCAAGGTGCAGATCAACCAGCTGGCGGTGGGGCGCATCGCCAACGGCGCCATTGTCGAGCGCGCGGTCGCGCCGTTCCAGCCCGATGGCGGCCTGCTCAACCTGGAGCTGAAGGACACGGATTTCGGCACGGCGCAGCGCGTGGTCGAAGCCATCAACGGCAACATGGGCGGCGGCGTGGCCGCGGCGCTGGACGGGCGCGTGGTGCAGGTGCGCGCGCCGGCTTCGCCGGCGGCGCGGGTGGGCTTCCTGGCCCGCATCGAGAATATCGACGTCACCCCGGCGAAGGCCGCGGCCAAGGTGATCCTGAACGCCCGCACCGGCTCCATCGTGATGAACCAGGCGGTGACGGTGGAGGACTGCGCGGTGGCGCACGGCAACCTGTCGGTGGTGATCAACACCCAGCCGGTGATCAGCCAGCCGGCGCCGTTCAGCGACGGCCAGACCGTGGTGGCGCCGGTGTCGCAGATCGACATGAGGCAGCAGGGTGGCTCGTTGCAGATCGTCAAGGCGGGCGCGTCGCTGGCCGCCGTGGTCAAGGGGCTGAACGCGCTCGGCGCGACCCCGGCCGACCTGCAGACCATCCTGGAAGCGATGCGCGCGGCCGGGGCGCTGCGCGCCGAGCTGGAAGTGATCTGA
- the flgH gene encoding flagellar basal body L-ring protein FlgH — MATLLSRPGARALAGLAGVAMLASSGCALMPREPLVQMPTTARAEPRPIGPGTGSIFASSYAGNPLFEDRRPRNVGDILTIVITENVNASKNSGTNASRNGNTSLAFDAVPKALAGLFSSSSNASINGANTLKASGGASAANTFNGTITVTVLEVLANGNLVVSGEKQMAINQGAEFIRFSGVVNPRTITGDNAVPSTQVADARIEYTAKGVIDEAQNMGWLQRFFLNVSPF; from the coding sequence ATGGCCACCTTGCTTTCCCGCCCGGGCGCGCGTGCGCTGGCTGGCCTGGCCGGCGTGGCAATGCTGGCCAGCAGCGGCTGCGCGCTGATGCCGCGCGAGCCGCTGGTGCAGATGCCGACCACGGCGCGCGCCGAGCCGCGGCCGATCGGGCCGGGCACCGGCTCGATCTTCGCGTCCTCGTATGCCGGCAACCCGCTGTTCGAGGATCGCCGCCCGCGCAATGTCGGCGACATCCTGACGATCGTCATCACCGAGAACGTCAACGCCAGCAAGAACTCGGGCACCAACGCCAGCCGCAACGGCAACACCTCGCTGGCATTCGATGCCGTGCCCAAGGCGCTGGCCGGGCTGTTCAGCAGCAGCTCGAACGCCAGCATCAATGGCGCCAACACGCTCAAGGCCAGCGGCGGCGCCAGCGCGGCCAACACCTTCAACGGCACCATCACCGTGACCGTGCTGGAAGTGCTGGCCAACGGCAACCTGGTGGTCTCCGGCGAAAAGCAGATGGCGATCAACCAGGGTGCCGAGTTCATCCGCTTCTCGGGCGTGGTCAATCCGCGCACCATCACCGGCGACAACGCCGTGCCGTCGACGCAGGTCGCCGATGCGCGCATCGAATACACCGCCAAGGGCGTGATCGACGAAGCGCAGAACATGGGCTGGCTGCAGCGCTTCTTCCTCAATGTTTCTCCGTTCTGA
- the flgJ gene encoding flagellar assembly peptidoglycan hydrolase FlgJ, giving the protein MSSGINGGALPAPGADLSQRFALDTQGFEALKHSARGGADASTLHAVAKQFEAVFTQMVLKSMRDATPQDGLFDNEQSKLYLSMMDQQLAQQMSSRGIGLADVMVRQLARATGTAMPAGMNALTPAEAGKAADAEMARLLDSRGAGAMAADAGEQADLPALGTVVAGQQWNPTAGLRQYQPQSYAERGPGEERLGRLPDDAPAHVSAFVARMAGPAEAAARASGVPARLIVGQAALESGWGQREITHADGSTTFNVFGIKAGPGWKGRVAEITTTEYIDGQPQKVRAKFRAYGSYDEACADYARLLTSNPRYAGVVSAATAEDAAHGLQRAGYATDPAYGHKLVKIMKKVAA; this is encoded by the coding sequence ATGAGCAGCGGCATCAACGGCGGCGCGCTGCCTGCGCCGGGCGCCGACCTGAGCCAGCGCTTCGCGCTCGACACGCAGGGCTTCGAAGCGCTCAAGCACAGCGCGCGCGGCGGCGCCGACGCCAGTACGCTGCACGCCGTCGCGAAGCAGTTCGAGGCGGTGTTCACGCAGATGGTGCTCAAGAGCATGCGCGACGCCACGCCGCAGGACGGCCTGTTCGACAACGAGCAGAGCAAGCTCTACCTGTCGATGATGGACCAGCAGCTGGCGCAGCAGATGTCGTCGCGCGGGATCGGCCTGGCCGACGTGATGGTGCGCCAGCTGGCGCGCGCCACCGGCACCGCGATGCCAGCCGGCATGAACGCGCTGACGCCGGCCGAGGCCGGCAAGGCCGCCGATGCCGAGATGGCCAGGCTGCTCGACAGCCGCGGTGCCGGCGCCATGGCCGCCGACGCGGGCGAACAGGCCGACCTGCCCGCGCTCGGCACCGTCGTCGCGGGGCAGCAATGGAATCCCACCGCGGGTTTGCGCCAGTACCAGCCGCAGTCCTACGCGGAGCGCGGCCCGGGCGAAGAGCGGCTCGGCCGGCTGCCGGACGATGCCCCCGCCCACGTCAGCGCCTTCGTCGCCCGCATGGCCGGCCCCGCCGAAGCCGCGGCGCGCGCCAGCGGCGTGCCGGCGCGGCTGATCGTCGGGCAGGCCGCGCTGGAATCCGGCTGGGGCCAGCGCGAGATCACGCACGCCGACGGCTCCACCACGTTCAACGTGTTCGGCATCAAGGCCGGCCCCGGCTGGAAGGGCCGCGTCGCGGAAATCACCACCACGGAATACATCGACGGCCAGCCGCAGAAGGTGCGCGCCAAATTCCGCGCCTACGGCTCGTATGACGAAGCCTGCGCCGACTACGCGCGCCTGCTGACCAGCAACCCGCGCTACGCGGGCGTGGTCAGCGCGGCCACCGCCGAAGACGCCGCGCACGGCCTGCAGCGCGCGGGCTATGCCACGGATCCGGCGTACGGGCACAAGCTGGTGAAGATCATGAAGAAGGTGGCGGCGTAG
- the flgK gene encoding flagellar hook-associated protein FlgK, producing MSLFSIGLSGLNTAQNALTTTGHNFANSATEGYSRQNTIVASAGGQYTSQGFYGFGSNTTTVIRVYDEFLTGQLRGATSASASLAAYSDQISQIDNLLADQKGGLAPLMQKFFAAVQAVADTPADPAARQGMLSAGQALVGQVRSASNYFKQLQAGVNEQVGTAVTQVNAYTRQIANLNQEITRLKAASGGQPPNDLLDQRDQAVAELTKLVGAKVVVQDSGTYNVFVGNGQPLVMGNDAYELKAVASAADPNRTVVAYTLPTGAVIESEPGALTGGSLGGLLQFRTETLDPAQSAIGRLSLAIGASFNAQHQLGIDLNGAPGTDMFKLGTATTIPNANNTIKTTVATATVDNASALTTSDYSLHFDGTNYTLTRLSDNQQVVTPVPAGGATYPLQFSADGFTVEINGPMGTNDSFTVQPTRNAATGFDMAINDPAKIAAASPAYIEATAGNKGNATASLSKVAPGFTPPAGKITAEFDGTNYIFKVGGVAMAPQPVGVPNGSNTDFTLNGLTFSFGGTPAAGDSFTLGSNAGAVKDNGNMLALARLQNAKTIGGVSSFSEAYAQLVNDVGTRAKSVKIASASQDSITTQIKTAQQSVSGVNMDEETVSMLRFQQLYQANARVIQTAGTLFDTIIGIGR from the coding sequence ATGTCTCTCTTCAGTATTGGCCTCTCCGGCCTGAACACCGCGCAGAACGCGCTGACGACGACGGGCCACAACTTTGCCAACTCGGCAACCGAGGGCTACTCGCGCCAGAACACCATCGTCGCGTCCGCCGGCGGCCAGTACACCAGCCAGGGCTTCTACGGCTTCGGCTCGAACACCACTACGGTGATCCGCGTCTATGACGAGTTCCTGACCGGCCAGCTGCGCGGCGCCACCTCGGCCAGCGCCTCGCTGGCGGCGTACTCGGACCAGATCAGCCAGATCGACAACCTGCTGGCCGACCAGAAGGGGGGCCTGGCGCCGCTGATGCAGAAGTTCTTCGCCGCGGTGCAGGCCGTGGCCGATACCCCGGCAGATCCGGCCGCGCGCCAGGGCATGCTGTCGGCGGGCCAGGCGCTGGTGGGCCAGGTGCGCTCGGCCAGCAACTACTTCAAGCAGCTGCAGGCCGGCGTCAACGAGCAAGTCGGCACCGCCGTCACGCAAGTCAACGCGTACACCAGGCAGATCGCAAACCTGAACCAGGAAATCACGCGCCTGAAGGCCGCCTCGGGCGGCCAGCCGCCCAACGACCTGCTCGACCAGCGCGACCAGGCCGTGGCCGAGCTGACCAAGCTGGTCGGCGCCAAGGTGGTGGTGCAGGACAGCGGCACCTACAACGTCTTCGTCGGCAACGGCCAGCCGCTGGTGATGGGCAACGACGCCTATGAACTGAAGGCCGTGGCCTCGGCCGCCGACCCGAACCGCACCGTGGTGGCCTACACGCTGCCCACCGGCGCCGTGATCGAAAGCGAACCGGGCGCACTCACCGGCGGCTCGCTGGGCGGCCTGCTGCAGTTCCGCACCGAAACGCTGGATCCGGCGCAAAGCGCGATCGGCCGCCTGTCGCTGGCGATCGGCGCGAGCTTCAATGCGCAGCACCAGCTCGGCATCGACCTGAACGGCGCCCCCGGCACCGACATGTTCAAGCTGGGCACTGCCACCACCATTCCCAACGCCAACAACACCATCAAGACCACGGTAGCCACTGCCACCGTCGACAATGCCTCGGCGCTGACCACCAGCGACTACTCGCTGCATTTCGACGGCACCAACTACACGCTGACGCGCCTGTCCGACAACCAGCAGGTGGTCACACCCGTGCCGGCCGGCGGCGCCACTTACCCGCTGCAGTTCAGCGCCGACGGCTTTACCGTCGAGATCAACGGGCCGATGGGCACCAACGATTCGTTCACGGTGCAGCCCACCCGCAACGCCGCCACCGGCTTCGACATGGCGATCAACGATCCCGCCAAGATCGCTGCGGCCTCGCCCGCCTACATCGAGGCGACCGCCGGCAACAAGGGCAACGCCACCGCGTCGCTGAGCAAGGTCGCGCCCGGGTTCACCCCGCCGGCGGGCAAGATCACCGCCGAGTTCGACGGCACCAATTACATCTTCAAGGTCGGCGGCGTGGCCATGGCGCCGCAGCCGGTGGGCGTGCCCAACGGCAGCAACACCGACTTCACCCTCAACGGCCTCACCTTCAGCTTCGGCGGCACGCCCGCCGCCGGCGACAGCTTCACGCTGGGCAGCAACGCCGGCGCGGTCAAGGACAACGGCAACATGCTGGCGCTGGCCAGGCTGCAGAACGCCAAGACCATCGGTGGCGTGTCCAGCTTCAGCGAAGCCTACGCGCAGCTGGTCAACGATGTCGGCACGCGCGCCAAGTCGGTCAAGATCGCCTCGGCCTCGCAGGACAGCATCACCACGCAGATCAAGACCGCGCAGCAGTCGGTCTCCGGCGTCAACATGGACGAGGAAACCGTGTCGATGCTGCGCTTCCAGCAGCTGTACCAGGCCAATGCGCGCGTGATCCAGACCGCTGGCACGCTGTTCGACACCATCATCGGCATCGGCCGCTAA
- the flgG gene encoding flagellar basal-body rod protein FlgG, with the protein MIRSLWIAKTGLDAQQTQMDVISNNLANVSTNGFKRGRAVFEELMYQTIRQPGALSSDQTTLPSGMQLGTGVRPVATERIHTQGNPQQTGNAKDVAILGQGFFQVALPDGTTAYTRDGSFQVDQNGQLVTSSGFVIQPAITIPANTLTMTVGRDGTVSVTQPGSSANVQVGQLQLATFMNPAGLESMGENLYVQTDASGAPNTTVPGLNGAGVVQQNYVEASNVNVVEELVSMIQTQRAYEINSKAVQASDQMLQRLAQMG; encoded by the coding sequence ATGATCCGCTCTCTCTGGATTGCCAAGACCGGCCTCGATGCGCAGCAGACGCAGATGGACGTGATCTCGAACAACCTGGCCAACGTCTCGACCAATGGCTTCAAGCGCGGCCGCGCGGTGTTCGAGGAACTGATGTACCAGACCATCCGCCAGCCCGGCGCGCTGTCGTCGGACCAGACCACGCTGCCCTCGGGCATGCAGCTGGGCACCGGCGTGCGCCCGGTGGCGACCGAGCGCATCCACACCCAGGGCAACCCGCAGCAGACCGGCAATGCCAAGGACGTGGCCATCCTGGGCCAGGGCTTCTTCCAGGTGGCGCTGCCCGACGGCACCACCGCCTATACCCGCGACGGCTCGTTCCAGGTGGACCAGAACGGCCAGCTGGTGACTTCCAGCGGCTTCGTGATCCAGCCCGCCATCACCATCCCCGCCAACACGCTGACGATGACCGTCGGGCGCGACGGCACGGTGTCGGTGACCCAGCCGGGCTCCAGCGCCAACGTGCAGGTGGGGCAGCTGCAGCTGGCCACCTTCATGAACCCGGCCGGCCTGGAAAGCATGGGCGAGAACCTGTACGTGCAGACCGACGCCTCGGGCGCGCCCAATACCACCGTGCCGGGCCTGAACGGCGCGGGCGTGGTGCAGCAGAACTACGTCGAGGCCTCCAACGTGAACGTGGTCGAGGAACTGGTCAGCATGATCCAGACCCAGCGCGCGTACGAAATCAACAGCAAGGCGGTGCAGGCATCGGACCAGATGCTGCAGCGCCTGGCGCAAATGGGTTGA